The Bacillus sp. 2205SS5-2 sequence CTCCAACATCTAGTAAGTAATCCAATTGACCTAATGTTTCCGACATCGTTAAGCCTAGTTCCTTCTTAAATATTTCTGGAAATAATTTTTGGCAAATGTCAAAACAGCTTTTAGGTTCTTCCACCAGCATATCTCTCACCTTCATGGCGCGTACGTGCTGGCGCTCTAAACGTCTGTTTACAAGTTCATGTACAGCGTTAATCTCACTACCATGACCACTAAAGGCAAGCGAAATATCGTACTCTAGCATTTTACGTAGAGAGGCATTGTACTGTACTTGAGGCATTGGTCGTTCTTGCTCCATTTGTTCCGCAGGCTCAATTAAAGGATTAGAGGAAATATGTGCGATAAGATGATCGCCTGCTATTAACACTCCATCTTTTTCACGATAAAAAGACAGATGACTTTGAGCATGTCCTAAAGTTTCAATTACTTTCCATTCTTGCAAGCCCGGGATAGCATCTCCTTCTTGTAATACACCTGTTAATGTGCGCTGACACATCCATTTCAATGGAGCCCGTAAACGGTCTAAAAAAATAAGAAACTGTTGAGGTAAACCGAGTTCCAAAAATAGCTCAGCATAAAAATCATCATGTCTTTTGAAAAAAGCTTCTGTTCGCAAGAGCCAATCCTGATTATACGAGTGACCATAAACAGGAACCTCATGTGAAAAATAGTCAAGCAGTCCCGCGTGATCAGGATGATGATGCGTTAACACAACCTGTTCAATATCTTCCGGACAATAGCCCAAATGGCTAAGTCCAGATTTCATAGCTTCCCATGCTTCATCTGTTTTCGGACCTGCATCTATTAACGTCAACACATCACTTTTGATTACATACGCATTTACATTGCCCACAGCAAATGGCGTTGGAATCACGATTTTCCCTATATTGCCATACCATTTTGAATTCATAACTAATTCCCCTTACTTTACTAAGACCTTTTATCTTTTAGTTTATCGTTTTTTTAGGAGAATGTCATGGATTACCTGTCGACTCTATCTCCAAGACTTTCCTCCTTATGAAGAAGTTCTAGGTAAAAGACGCATTCATATACTGAACTATTCACTAGTCAATCATCCAAAAATCAATTAAGATATACCAGGCGTGTTGATTATCCATTTTCAGGCAAACTAATCCCGTAGAAAATCCGGGCGTTTTTTAAAACTACACTCATTTCGGATAACCAATCAATTGGGAGATCATTTATTAAAAGAAGTCTTGTAAATGAGATAAATGATA is a genomic window containing:
- a CDS encoding MBL fold metallo-hydrolase, producing the protein MNSKWYGNIGKIVIPTPFAVGNVNAYVIKSDVLTLIDAGPKTDEAWEAMKSGLSHLGYCPEDIEQVVLTHHHPDHAGLLDYFSHEVPVYGHSYNQDWLLRTEAFFKRHDDFYAELFLELGLPQQFLIFLDRLRAPLKWMCQRTLTGVLQEGDAIPGLQEWKVIETLGHAQSHLSFYREKDGVLIAGDHLIAHISSNPLIEPAEQMEQERPMPQVQYNASLRKMLEYDISLAFSGHGSEINAVHELVNRRLERQHVRAMKVRDMLVEEPKSCFDICQKLFPEIFKKELGLTMSETLGQLDYLLDVGEVSVTHNEYGVAMYSA